A region from the Buchnera aphidicola (Astegopteryx bambusae) genome encodes:
- the rpe gene encoding ribulose-phosphate 3-epimerase: protein MKNFFIVPSILSANFANLGNEINSVIKYGADFIHFDVMDNCYVPNLTFGPVVLQSLKKNGIKFDTDVHLMMKMVDSIIPIFAKEKVKFITFHPESTLHIDKTISLIKSFGCKAGLAINPATSLDCLRYTLDKLDLVLIMSVNPGFGKQEFLTYVLKKIEKVRSLIDKNNYNTIIEVDGGIKKNNILDLLKAGANSFVIGSEIFCSKNYKSTILHIREIIYKHVY from the coding sequence ATGAAAAATTTTTTTATTGTGCCTTCTATTTTATCAGCGAATTTTGCTAATTTAGGAAATGAAATAAATAGTGTGATAAAATATGGAGCTGATTTTATTCATTTTGATGTCATGGATAATTGTTATGTTCCAAATTTAACATTTGGTCCAGTTGTATTACAATCTTTAAAAAAAAATGGTATAAAATTTGATACTGATGTTCATTTGATGATGAAAATGGTAGATTCTATAATACCTATTTTTGCTAAAGAAAAAGTAAAATTTATTACTTTTCATCCAGAATCTACATTACATATAGATAAAACTATATCTTTAATAAAAAGTTTTGGATGCAAAGCAGGATTAGCTATAAATCCTGCCACTTCGCTTGATTGTTTACGTTATACTTTAGATAAATTAGATTTGGTGTTGATTATGTCTGTTAACCCTGGTTTTGGTAAACAAGAGTTTTTAACTTATGTTTTAAAAAAAATTGAAAAAGTTAGAAGTTTAATAGATAAAAATAATTATAATACAATTATAGAAGTAGATGGAGGAATTAAAAAAAACAATATTTTAGATTTGTTAAAAGCTGGAGCAAATTCTTTTGTTATTGGATCTGAAATTTTTTGTTCTAAAAATTATAAGAGTACTATTTTGCATATTAGAGAAATAATATATAAACATGTATATTAA
- the aroB gene encoding 3-dehydroquinate synthase — MKKLKIKLHGKKYFVNIGYKIINDANIISYLKLFKDVVLITNSTLHKIYKKNIIDNFMKLKVINNKIILNDGEIYKNFNSIKIIIDKLVKFNCGRKVLLIAFGGGVIGDITGFAASIYKRGVKYINIPTTLLSQVDASIGGKTGINSILSKNIIGTFYHPECVIIDLIFLKTLRKQDFISGLSEIIKYAILFDKKFFYWIKNNFKKIFLLDKKTLLYCIMKSCKFKIKIIVKDEREKDCRMFLNLGHTFGHAIESFTKYTWLHGEAVSAGIVMSSYYSKFLGKISHKEIDEIVNLFSIIGLPINGPKNMKFQDYLKYMVRDKKNVSNKKIRLIIPEKIGKCILIKNAKIDVLRQTINKNLKN, encoded by the coding sequence TTGAAAAAATTAAAAATAAAATTACATGGAAAAAAATATTTTGTAAATATAGGTTATAAAATTATTAATGACGCTAATATAATTTCTTATTTAAAATTATTTAAAGATGTAGTATTAATAACTAATTCAACTTTGCATAAAATATATAAAAAAAATATTATAGATAATTTTATGAAGTTGAAAGTTATTAATAATAAAATAATATTAAATGATGGAGAAATTTATAAAAATTTTAATTCTATAAAAATTATTATTGATAAACTTGTTAAATTTAATTGCGGAAGAAAGGTGCTTCTTATTGCTTTTGGCGGGGGTGTAATAGGTGATATTACTGGTTTCGCGGCTTCTATTTATAAAAGAGGCGTAAAATATATAAATATTCCAACTACTTTATTGTCTCAGGTAGATGCTTCTATTGGAGGCAAAACTGGAATAAATAGTATTCTTTCTAAAAATATTATTGGAACTTTTTATCACCCGGAGTGTGTTATAATAGATTTAATATTTTTAAAAACTTTAAGAAAACAAGATTTTATATCTGGGTTGTCTGAAATTATAAAATATGCAATTTTATTTGATAAAAAATTTTTTTATTGGATAAAAAATAATTTTAAAAAAATTTTTTTATTGGATAAAAAAACTTTATTATATTGTATTATGAAATCTTGTAAATTTAAAATAAAAATAATTGTAAAAGATGAAAGAGAAAAAGATTGTAGAATGTTTTTAAATTTAGGCCATACTTTTGGTCATGCTATAGAATCTTTTACAAAATACACATGGTTGCATGGAGAAGCAGTTTCTGCGGGAATTGTAATGTCTTCTTATTATTCAAAATTTTTAGGAAAAATTTCTCACAAAGAAATTGATGAAATAGTTAATTTATTTAGTATTATTGGATTGCCTATAAACGGTCCTAAAAATATGAAGTTCCAAGATTATTTGAAATATATGGTTAGAGATAAAAAAAATGTTTCTAATAAAAAAATTAGATTAATAATTCCAGAAAAAATAGGAAAGTGTATTTTAATAAAAAATGCAAAAATAGATGTATTGAGACAAACTATTAATAAGAATTTAAAAAATTAA
- the aroK gene encoding shikimate kinase AroK, producing MVEKRNIFLIGPMGAGKSTIGKQLSQKLNMDFYDSDKEIEKRTGANIAWVFDVEGEKGFRIREKKIINELTKKSGIVLATGGGSIESENIRNALSSRGTVVYLNTTIEKQLIRTNRDKNRPLLNKKNISNRHILEALAKKRNHLYKNISDFIVDTDNKSAKSIALYIFKKFKSNNFL from the coding sequence ATGGTAGAAAAAAGAAATATTTTTTTAATTGGACCTATGGGTGCAGGAAAAAGTACTATAGGAAAACAATTGTCTCAAAAATTAAATATGGATTTTTATGATTCAGATAAAGAAATTGAAAAAAGAACTGGAGCAAACATTGCATGGGTTTTTGATGTAGAAGGTGAAAAGGGATTTAGAATTAGAGAAAAAAAAATAATAAATGAATTAACTAAAAAAAGTGGTATTGTTTTAGCTACTGGTGGAGGTTCTATAGAATCTGAAAATATAAGAAATGCACTTTCTTCTAGAGGTACTGTTGTATATTTAAATACTACAATAGAAAAACAGTTAATAAGAACTAACAGAGATAAAAATAGACCATTGTTAAACAAAAAAAATATATCTAATAGACATATTTTGGAAGCTTTAGCTAAGAAAAGAAATCATTTATATAAGAATATATCAGATTTTATAGTGGATACAGATAATAAGAGTGCTAAATCAATAGCGTTATATATTTTTAAAAAATTTAAATCAAATAATTTTTTATAA
- a CDS encoding NifU family protein codes for MYCNIKNVSDNDLIFNYDGFSLYVNKNDYVYLKNANINLKKKNTISQLVLDVPNIFSNKYYKNFSKEEKIKFWIKNEINTNLSIHGGSIKFVKVDKYNYVHLKFLGSCNGCNMSNITLKNFVEKRLLKKFPKIKGIKDITEHIHGIHSYY; via the coding sequence ATGTATTGTAACATAAAAAATGTAAGTGATAATGATTTAATTTTTAATTATGATGGTTTTTCTCTATATGTAAATAAAAATGATTATGTTTATTTAAAAAATGCTAATATTAATTTAAAAAAAAAAAATACTATTTCACAATTAGTTTTAGATGTGCCGAATATATTTTCTAACAAATATTATAAAAATTTTAGTAAGGAAGAAAAAATAAAATTTTGGATAAAAAATGAAATAAATACTAATTTGTCTATTCATGGTGGTAGTATAAAATTTGTGAAAGTGGATAAATATAACTATGTTCATTTAAAATTTTTAGGTAGTTGTAATGGATGCAACATGTCTAATATAACTTTAAAAAATTTTGTTGAAAAAAGATTATTAAAAAAATTTCCAAAAATAAAAGGAATAAAAGATATTACAGAACATATTCATGGAATACATTCTTATTATTAA
- the ssb gene encoding single-stranded DNA-binding protein produces the protein MASRGINKVILIGHLGQDPEVRYMTNGIAVANMNIATSETWKDKNTGETREKTEWHRIVLFNKLAEIAREYLRKGSQVYIEGSLQTRKWQDQNNMDRYTTEVVVNIGGTMKMLGNRNNNFSNNINDKNSVSKNLETSKKNVLEKDKIKKNDSYSKKDILSNEINESEFDDEIPF, from the coding sequence ATGGCTAGTAGAGGAATTAATAAAGTAATATTAATAGGTCATTTAGGTCAAGATCCTGAAGTAAGATATATGACTAATGGAATAGCTGTAGCTAATATGAATATTGCTACTTCTGAAACTTGGAAAGATAAAAATACTGGAGAAACTAGAGAAAAAACAGAATGGCATAGAATTGTTTTGTTTAATAAGTTGGCTGAAATTGCTAGAGAATATTTGAGAAAAGGATCTCAAGTATATATAGAGGGTTCTTTACAAACTAGAAAATGGCAGGATCAGAATAATATGGACAGATATACAACTGAAGTAGTTGTAAATATCGGTGGAACTATGAAAATGCTTGGTAATAGAAATAATAATTTTTCTAATAATATTAATGATAAAAATAGTGTTTCTAAAAATTTAGAAACTTCTAAAAAGAATGTTTTAGAAAAAGATAAAATTAAAAAAAATGATAGTTATTCTAAAAAAGATATTTTGTCAAATGAAATTAATGAATCAGAATTTGATGATGAAATTCCTTTTTAA
- the dusA gene encoding tRNA dihydrouridine(20/20a) synthase DusA, translated as MKKKKNNVYRFCVAPMFKYTDEYCRKIYRIISKKALLFTEMISANDILNKKSKKIIYNKNKENPIAIQISGSNPDQISRCAEISYKKNYKYINLNIGCPSIKAQQGNFGAILMKKPNIIVDIINKISNNTSMDISVKTRIGINKKENYNFLKNFIYYISSKSSCKTFILHARIAILKNFSTKNNLRIPKINYNIVYKIKKKFPNLKIIINGEIKTIKDSLKHLENTDGVMLGRSVYKSPMILKLVDEKIFNYKNKNSYKTILKQIFKYINKKRLEKIPIYKITRHIINIFKNEPGSSIWRKLICLNRKNNKINIENIFKEYKKYNEKYKKQKF; from the coding sequence ATGAAAAAAAAAAAAAATAATGTATATAGATTTTGTGTAGCGCCAATGTTTAAATATACAGATGAATATTGTAGAAAAATATATAGAATAATTAGTAAAAAAGCATTACTTTTTACAGAAATGATATCTGCGAATGATATATTAAACAAAAAATCTAAAAAAATTATATATAATAAAAATAAAGAAAATCCTATAGCAATACAAATATCTGGATCAAATCCTGATCAAATTTCTAGATGTGCTGAAATTTCTTACAAAAAAAATTATAAATATATAAATCTAAATATAGGATGCCCATCAATAAAAGCTCAACAAGGAAATTTTGGAGCAATATTGATGAAAAAACCAAATATTATAGTTGATATCATTAATAAAATATCAAACAATACTTCTATGGATATAAGCGTAAAAACACGAATAGGAATAAATAAAAAAGAAAATTATAATTTTTTAAAAAATTTTATTTATTATATATCAAGCAAGAGCTCTTGTAAAACATTTATTTTACATGCTAGAATAGCAATTCTAAAAAATTTTAGCACAAAAAATAATTTAAGAATACCAAAAATAAACTATAATATTGTGTATAAAATAAAAAAAAAATTTCCAAATTTAAAAATAATAATAAATGGAGAAATAAAAACAATAAAAGACTCATTAAAACATTTAGAAAATACAGATGGTGTAATGTTAGGAAGAAGTGTATATAAATCACCTATGATACTTAAATTAGTAGATGAAAAAATATTCAATTACAAAAATAAAAATAGTTATAAAACAATTTTAAAACAAATATTTAAATATATAAACAAAAAAAGATTAGAAAAAATACCTATCTATAAAATAACTAGACATATAATAAATATTTTTAAAAATGAACCAGGATCATCTATATGGAGAAAATTAATATGTTTAAATAGAAAAAACAATAAAATAAACATTGAGAATATTTTTAAAGAATATAAAAAATATAATGAAAAATATAAAAAACAAAAATTTTAA
- the dnaB gene encoding replicative DNA helicase gives MEKNKKKIKQYYKNNKYKINTPPHSIEAEQSILGGLMLDNNKWDLVSDILVEKDFFINKHRIIFNEMKNLLDEDNPIDLITLSESLEQKKKLKIVGKFSYLAELSKNTPSTANIKAYANIVRERAIIREIILAANKMLLAGYNTNGRNSEDLLDYAESIVFKISENRLRKKSGPKNIVEILDSTISNIENLMKSPIKDITGINTGYQDLNKKTSGLQKSELIIIAARPSMGKTTFAMNICENIAMIYEKPVLIFSLEMPVKQIIIRILSSLSRVNQAKIRTGKLNDEDWSRISSTINILLKKKNIYIDDSSSLTTTEIRSRSRKIYRENKGISLIMIDYLQLMKIPSIKENRTLEIAEISRTLKSLAKELEVPIIALSQLNRSLEQRADKRPLNSDLRESGSLEQDADLIMFIYRDEVYHENSDFKGIAEIIIGKQRNGPIGTIRLTFNGHWSRFDNYSKIKYK, from the coding sequence ATGGAAAAAAATAAAAAAAAAATTAAACAATATTATAAAAATAATAAATATAAAATAAATACACCCCCTCATTCTATAGAAGCAGAACAATCTATATTAGGAGGATTAATGCTAGATAATAACAAATGGGATTTAGTATCAGATATACTAGTAGAAAAAGATTTTTTTATTAATAAACACAGAATAATATTTAATGAAATGAAAAATTTATTAGATGAAGATAATCCAATTGATCTAATAACATTATCAGAATCTTTAGAACAAAAAAAAAAATTAAAAATAGTTGGAAAATTTTCATATTTAGCAGAATTGTCTAAAAATACTCCTAGCACGGCAAATATAAAAGCTTATGCTAATATAGTTAGAGAAAGAGCAATAATACGAGAAATAATATTAGCAGCTAACAAAATGTTGTTAGCAGGATATAATACAAATGGCAGAAACAGTGAAGATCTCTTAGATTATGCTGAATCTATAGTATTTAAAATATCTGAAAATAGATTAAGAAAAAAATCTGGACCAAAAAATATTGTAGAAATATTAGATTCAACTATATCTAATATAGAAAATCTTATGAAATCTCCTATAAAAGATATTACAGGAATAAACACTGGATATCAAGACTTAAACAAAAAAACATCAGGATTACAAAAATCAGAACTTATAATAATAGCAGCAAGACCTTCTATGGGGAAAACTACATTTGCAATGAATATTTGTGAAAATATAGCAATGATATATGAAAAACCAGTTTTAATATTTAGTTTAGAAATGCCGGTTAAACAAATCATTATAAGAATTTTATCATCATTATCTAGAGTAAATCAAGCAAAAATAAGAACTGGAAAATTAAATGATGAAGACTGGTCCAGAATATCTAGTACTATAAACATTTTATTAAAAAAAAAAAATATATATATAGATGATTCTTCCTCTTTAACTACAACAGAAATAAGATCAAGATCTAGAAAAATATATAGAGAAAATAAAGGAATCAGCCTGATAATGATAGATTACTTACAATTAATGAAAATACCATCTATAAAAGAAAATAGAACTTTAGAAATAGCTGAAATATCAAGAACATTAAAATCGTTAGCAAAAGAACTAGAAGTACCAATAATAGCTTTATCTCAACTAAATAGATCATTAGAACAAAGAGCAGATAAAAGACCATTAAACTCAGATTTAAGAGAATCAGGATCATTAGAACAAGATGCAGACTTAATAATGTTTATATATAGAGATGAAGTATATCACGAAAACAGTGATTTTAAAGGAATAGCAGAAATAATAATAGGCAAACAAAGAAATGGACCAATAGGGACTATAAGACTTACTTTTAACGGTCATTGGTCAAGATTTGACAACTATTCAAAAATAAAATACAAATAA
- the gshB gene encoding glutathione synthase, with protein MKIKLGVVMDPIEKINIKKDSTFSILLEAQNRNYIIYYMEIKDLYIHCNKAYSESKIIILKKNIKQWYKIIKKKTILLSKLDIILMRKDPPVNMEFIYSTYILEKAEKNGVIVVNKPKSLRDFNEKFFATKFKKFIPVTLITSKKNKIKEFIKINKDIIIKPLDGMGGSSIFRIKKKDKNFSVIVETVTKRESKYCVSQKYLKEILNGDKRIIIINGKPIKWCVYRIPQKGENRGNLAVGGKAKIKKISPQDFKIAKIVGKFLKKKGIILSGIDIIGEKLIEINITSPTCMCEIENFYNISISSILLNCLEKKILRKNKFF; from the coding sequence ATGAAAATAAAGTTAGGTGTAGTTATGGATCCTATAGAAAAAATTAATATAAAAAAAGATTCTACATTTTCTATTTTATTAGAGGCTCAAAATAGAAATTATATTATATACTATATGGAAATAAAAGATTTATACATACATTGCAATAAAGCATACTCTGAATCCAAAATAATTATATTAAAAAAAAACATAAAACAATGGTATAAAATAATTAAAAAAAAAACTATATTATTATCTAAATTAGACATAATATTAATGAGAAAAGATCCTCCAGTTAACATGGAATTTATTTATTCTACATACATATTAGAAAAAGCAGAAAAAAATGGTGTTATTGTAGTTAATAAACCTAAAAGTTTACGAGACTTTAATGAAAAATTTTTTGCTACAAAATTTAAAAAATTTATACCAGTAACATTAATAACAAGCAAAAAAAATAAAATAAAAGAATTTATAAAAATAAACAAAGATATTATAATAAAACCATTAGATGGAATGGGAGGAAGTTCTATATTTAGAATAAAAAAAAAAGATAAAAATTTTTCTGTAATAGTAGAAACTGTTACAAAAAGAGAATCAAAATATTGTGTGTCTCAAAAATATTTAAAAGAAATATTAAATGGAGATAAAAGAATAATAATAATAAATGGTAAACCTATAAAATGGTGTGTTTATAGAATCCCGCAAAAAGGAGAAAACAGAGGAAATTTAGCTGTAGGAGGTAAAGCAAAAATAAAAAAAATATCACCTCAAGATTTTAAAATTGCAAAAATAGTTGGAAAATTTTTAAAAAAAAAAGGAATAATATTATCTGGAATAGATATAATTGGAGAAAAATTAATAGAAATAAATATTACTAGTCCTACTTGCATGTGTGAAATAGAAAACTTTTATAATATTTCTATTTCATCAATTTTATTAAATTGTTTAGAAAAAAAAATATTAAGAAAAAATAAATTTTTTTAA
- a CDS encoding YqgE/AlgH family protein — MELKNHFLIAMPGIEDPFFKKSVIYICKHDSNGTMGLIINKPIENLKVKDILIKLKIKNIKKENEEMNKPVILGGPQSGDRGFILHSSKKSFSTSIKVSKNTLITTSRDILESIETLEDPNNMLVALGYCAWKKNQLENELLENSWLTAPANSYVLFKVPMKNKWNEAAKILGIDVKKITINFGNA; from the coding sequence ATAGAATTAAAAAACCATTTTTTAATAGCTATGCCAGGTATAGAAGATCCATTTTTTAAAAAATCAGTTATTTATATATGCAAACATGATTCTAATGGTACAATGGGTTTAATTATAAATAAACCAATAGAAAACTTAAAAGTAAAAGATATATTAATAAAATTAAAAATAAAAAATATAAAAAAAGAAAATGAAGAAATGAATAAACCTGTAATTTTAGGAGGCCCTCAATCTGGAGACAGAGGATTTATATTACATTCTTCAAAAAAAAGTTTTTCTACTAGTATTAAAGTATCTAAAAATACTTTAATAACTACATCTAGAGATATATTAGAATCTATAGAAACATTAGAAGATCCAAATAATATGTTAGTAGCATTAGGATATTGCGCATGGAAAAAAAATCAATTAGAAAATGAATTATTAGAAAATTCTTGGTTAACAGCTCCAGCGAATAGCTATGTATTGTTTAAAGTACCAATGAAAAATAAATGGAATGAAGCTGCAAAAATATTAGGTATAGATGTAAAAAAAATTACAATAAATTTTGGTAATGCATAA
- the ruvX gene encoding Holliday junction resolvase RuvX, with translation MNYIMSFDYGTKNIGVAIGQKITNTGNILKSVKIKKNFLDWKKIEKIIKYWNPKTIIVGLPLNMNGTEQKITKKTKNFAKKIKKKFNLKVFLHDERLSTIEAKNILFSSGDKKLTKNKIDSTAALIILESWLSKNM, from the coding sequence ATGAATTATATAATGTCTTTTGATTATGGTACAAAAAATATAGGAGTAGCGATAGGACAAAAAATAACCAATACTGGAAACATATTAAAATCAGTGAAAATTAAAAAAAATTTTTTAGATTGGAAAAAAATAGAAAAAATAATAAAATATTGGAATCCAAAAACAATTATAGTAGGACTTCCACTAAATATGAATGGAACTGAACAAAAAATTACAAAAAAAACGAAAAATTTTGCTAAAAAAATAAAAAAAAAATTTAATCTAAAAGTATTTTTACATGATGAAAGATTAAGTACAATAGAAGCAAAAAACATTTTATTCTCTAGTGGAGACAAAAAATTAACAAAAAATAAAATAGATTCTACTGCTGCATTAATAATTTTAGAAAGCTGGCTATCAAAAAATATGTAA
- the hemW gene encoding radical SAM family heme chaperone HemW, with translation MKKNINLSLYIHIPWCLRRCPFCNFNIEIFKTKKKIVDKYIKNICNDLRQDVKLIKKRKIYSIFIGGGTPTLLTYKEIYLMLRKISNIVKFNKKIEITIEMDPKTAKNENIKFYKKIGINRISIGVQTFENKKLKFLRRMYDNKEVIKLIKYCKKDKNIKINIDIMHSLPNQTLYKALVDIKIAYKLNVDHISWYKLNIEKNTVFYKKKIKNCNEKISLKIFKYGNIILKKMGYKQYEISSYSKKMCKSKHNLNYWNFGDYIGIGCGAHGKITIKNNTIIRTIKQNNIKKYNSKNYLYKIKIIRKKEKILEFFMNKFRLFKKTLITDFSNTTGICKNKILKKIYMAEKEGYIKIKKNALKTTKKGIAFLDNLLEIFA, from the coding sequence ATGAAGAAAAATATAAATTTAAGTTTATATATACATATACCATGGTGTTTAAGAAGATGTCCATTTTGTAATTTTAATATAGAAATATTTAAAACAAAAAAAAAAATAGTTGATAAATATATAAAAAACATATGTAATGATTTACGACAAGATGTAAAATTAATAAAAAAAAGAAAAATATATAGTATATTTATAGGAGGAGGAACTCCAACATTATTAACATATAAAGAAATATACTTAATGTTAAGAAAAATAAGTAACATAGTAAAATTTAATAAAAAAATAGAAATTACAATAGAAATGGACCCCAAAACTGCAAAAAATGAAAATATAAAATTTTATAAAAAGATAGGAATAAATAGAATATCTATAGGAGTCCAAACATTTGAAAATAAAAAACTAAAATTTTTAAGAAGAATGTACGACAATAAAGAAGTTATTAAATTAATAAAATATTGTAAAAAAGATAAAAATATAAAAATTAACATAGATATTATGCATAGTTTACCAAATCAAACATTATATAAAGCTTTAGTAGATATAAAAATTGCATATAAATTAAATGTAGATCATATTTCTTGGTATAAATTAAATATAGAAAAAAATACTGTTTTTTATAAAAAAAAAATTAAAAATTGTAATGAAAAAATATCTCTAAAAATATTTAAATATGGAAATATAATATTAAAAAAAATGGGATATAAACAATATGAAATATCTTCTTATTCAAAAAAAATGTGTAAATCAAAACATAATTTAAATTATTGGAATTTTGGTGATTATATAGGAATAGGATGTGGAGCTCATGGAAAAATTACAATAAAAAATAATACAATAATAAGAACTATTAAACAAAATAACATTAAAAAATATAATTCTAAAAATTATTTATATAAAATAAAAATAATAAGAAAAAAAGAAAAAATTTTAGAATTTTTTATGAACAAATTTAGATTATTCAAAAAAACTTTAATAACAGATTTTTCAAATACAACTGGAATATGCAAAAATAAAATTTTAAAAAAAATTTATATGGCTGAAAAAGAAGGATATATTAAAATCAAAAAAAATGCATTAAAAACTACTAAAAAAGGAATTGCATTTTTAGACAATTTATTAGAAATATTTGCATAA
- the trmB gene encoding tRNA (guanosine(46)-N7)-methyltransferase TrmB gives MNNLNKSFCLRKKDFFFRKEIRSFVFRRTKISSFKKYIITKYWKKFCVNFNYKKKKNFFYKKFPIIVDIGFGDGKKLIYDVQKNVGINFLGIEVYLNGIINCINKCNYYNITNFKMIYFDAFKVFKYMLEDNSIFKVQIFFPDPWRKKKHNKRRLINLMFLSLIMLKLKKNGILHIMTDCKIYCKNIIKNIKFINFFKEFFFIENKYKFSDCNLNIFTKYESKAKNKNNFIYNIIYKKI, from the coding sequence ATGAATAATTTGAATAAAAGTTTTTGTTTAAGGAAAAAAGATTTTTTTTTTAGAAAAGAAATTAGAAGTTTTGTTTTTAGAAGAACAAAAATAAGTAGTTTTAAAAAATATATTATAACAAAATATTGGAAAAAATTTTGTGTAAACTTTAATTATAAAAAAAAAAAAAATTTTTTTTACAAAAAATTTCCTATTATAGTAGATATAGGTTTTGGTGATGGTAAAAAATTAATTTATGATGTACAAAAAAATGTGGGTATAAATTTTTTAGGTATTGAAGTATATTTAAATGGTATAATAAATTGCATTAATAAATGTAATTATTATAATATTACAAATTTTAAAATGATTTATTTTGATGCATTTAAAGTTTTTAAATATATGTTGGAAGATAATTCAATATTTAAAGTACAAATATTTTTTCCAGATCCTTGGAGAAAAAAAAAACATAATAAAAGACGATTGATTAATTTAATGTTTTTGTCATTGATAATGCTAAAATTAAAAAAAAATGGTATATTACATATTATGACAGATTGTAAAATTTATTGTAAAAATATTATTAAAAATATAAAATTTATAAATTTTTTTAAAGAATTTTTTTTTATTGAAAATAAATATAAATTTTCAGATTGTAATTTAAATATTTTCACAAAATATGAAAGTAAAGCAAAAAATAAAAATAATTTTATATATAATATTATATATAAAAAAATTTAA
- a CDS encoding oxidative damage protection protein, which yields MNKKIKCKFFKKKLEKQKTQKYPGKIGKKIYNKISKKAWKIWEKEQTKFINEKKLNMIKKHDIKKLEKYMINFLFKKN from the coding sequence ATGAACAAAAAAATAAAATGTAAATTTTTTAAAAAAAAATTAGAAAAACAAAAAACACAAAAATATCCAGGAAAAATAGGAAAAAAAATATATAATAAAATATCAAAAAAAGCATGGAAAATATGGGAAAAAGAACAAACTAAATTTATAAATGAAAAAAAATTAAATATGATAAAAAAACATGATATAAAAAAATTAGAAAAATATATGATAAATTTTTTATTTAAAAAAAATTAA